In Carassius auratus strain Wakin unplaced genomic scaffold, ASM336829v1 scaf_tig00027323, whole genome shotgun sequence, the following proteins share a genomic window:
- the LOC113079192 gene encoding C2 domain-containing protein 5-like isoform X5 yields the protein MPGKLKAKIVAGRHLPVMDRASDLTDAFVEVKFGNTTFKTDVYPKSLNPQWNSEWFKFEVDDEDLQDEPLQITVLDHDTYSANDAIGKVYIDIDPLLCSEAATVISGWLPIYDTIHGIRGEINVLVKVDLFNDLNRFRQSSCGVKFFCTTSIPRCYRAIMVHGFVEELVVNEDPEYQWIDRIRTPRASNEARQRLIFLMSGELQRKIGLKVLEMGGNAVVGYLQCFDLEGESGLVVRAIGTACTLEKISTFPATATHPSNSSPSKDMKEPVFGEEAPGVPLSSGPPTPLRAQTFSSFSPSKSYSRQSSSSDTELSLTPKTGMGSGGSAGKDAGPLKALLKQQTQSALEQREYPFFTLTVFPPGFLLHVGGVVSARSVKLLDRIHNPALGNTRSYKLLDWNSFTADEPETRDAWWEEIRQEIKSHAKSLGCHAVVGYSESTSICEEVCILSASGTAAILSSRFMQDGPLDTELRFEEVVSPGCGFCHIPYDELNIPFPAQLTYCYCCRRYKVPDVLFTTIDLPTEASVTGKGCLIQARLCRTKKKAQGEVNATAISNLLPFLEYELHTQLMNKLKLRGMNALFGLRIQISVGETMLLGLASATGVYLTALPSPGGIQIVGKTPSDITYEQHISNMQKKINDTITKNKELYEINPPEVVEEIIGSPIPEPRQRSRLFRSHSESSDDVSEIDLSHGKKDAFVLEIDDTDAVEDIHALLTDSPTPAGFYSCNTEIMPGIQNWTSAIQMFTSVRVFRLNANLTNQGLNKIFSDLCENLLKSLYFKLRSMVPCCLCHLNFTVAIPEDELIQVAVTAVALSFDKEQTLENGKQSGEKTPIKAITENDEQLQFNLELNAETSSSSISPKGLSEVGSHPSARAPSVDYSSFADRCSSWIEQLKLKAHTIRRGSVKTTSSMEKASPLPEGRSRSLRSNRSYSGSSVAVVKMTPLSFIPGAKIIKYLGIINMFFIRETSSLREEGGVSGFLHTFIAEVFAMVRAHVAALGGNAVVSYSMKECVFMENPNKNQAQCLINVSGDAVIFVRESELELTSVQPQSATTQTSNGGEGT from the exons ATGCCTGGGAAGTTAAAGGCGAAGATTGTTGCCGGGCGGCACCTGCCTGTCATGGACCGTGCCAGCGATCTCACGGACGCCTTTGTAGAG GTGAAGTTTGGAAACACAACATTTAAGACAGATGTGTACCCCAAATCCCTGAATCCTCAGTGGAATTCAGAGTGGTTCAAATTCGAG GTGGATGATGAGGATTTGCAGGATGAGCCGTTGCAGATTACTGTTCTCGACCATGACACATACAGTGCTAATGATGCCATAGGAAAGGTGTACATCGACATCGATCCACTGCTCTGCAGTGAAGCTGCTACTGTCATTTCTGGCTGGCTTCCAATCTATGACACTATACATG GTATAAGAGGGGAAATCAACGTTCTGGTGAAGGTGGATCTCTTTAATGACTTGAACCGCTTCAGACAGTCATCATGTGGGGTTAAATTCTTCTGTA CAACATCCATTCCCCGATGTTACCGGGCGATTATGGTACATGGCTTTGTGGAAGAGCTTGTGGTAAATGAGGATCCAGAGTATCAGTGGATCGACCGTATCAGAACCCCTCGTGCGTCCAACGAGGCCAGACAGAGACTCATCTTTCTCATGTCAG GTGAATTGCAGAGGAAGATTGGTCTGAAGGTGCTAGAGATGGGAGGGAATGCAGTGGTGGGGTACCTACAGTGTTTTGACCTTGAAGGAGAATCAGGCCTTGTGGTTCGTGCCATTGGGACAGCCTGCACACTTGAGAAAATCAGCACATTCCCTGCCACAGCTACACACCCCAGCAACTCCTCTCCTTCAAAAGACATGAAAGA GCCAGTGTTTGGGGAGGAGGCCCCAGGGGTCCCATTATCCTCAGGACCCCCCACCCCTCTGAGAGCACAAAccttctcctccttctcccccTCCAAGTCCTACAGTCGCCAGTCCTCCTCCTCTGACACCGAGCTCAGCCTAACCCCCAAAACCG GAATGGGAAGTGGTGGCAGTGCAGGAAAGGATGCAGGGCCCCTTAAAGCTCTTTTGAAGCAGCAGACCCAATCAGCACTGGAGCAAAGA GAATACCCTTTCTTCACATTGACTGTCTTCCCTCCTGGATTTCTCCTTCATGTGGGAGGCGTGGTCAGTGCGCGCTCAGTAAAGCTTCTGGATCGAATCCACAACCCAG CCTTGGGTAACACCAGATCATACAAACTGCTAGACTGGAATAGTTTCACTGCAG ACGAGCCGGAGACAAGGGATGCGTGGTGGGAGGAGATCCGTCAGGAAATAAAGTCTCATGCCAAATCTCTTGGCTGCCACGCTGTGGTGGGCTACAGCGAGTCCACCAGTATCTG TGAGGAGGTGTGTATTCTGTCAGCGTCGGGCACCGCAGCGATCCTCAGCTCCCGATTCATGCAGGACGGCCCTCTGGACACCGAACTCAG ATTTGAGGAGGTGGTGTCCCCTGGCTGTGGGTTTTGCCACATACCGTACGATGAGTTGAATATACCATTTCCTGCCCAGCTTACCTATTGCTACTGCTGTCGCCGTTACAAAGTGCCCGACGTCCTCTTCACAACAATCGACCTGCCTACTGAAGCCAGCGTCACCGGGAAGGGCTGCCTGATTCAGGCCAG GCTGTGCAGGACTAAAAAGAAGGCCCAGGGAGAAGTGAACGCCACGGCCATTAGTAATCTTCTGCCATTTCTAGAGTACGAGCTCCACACACAGCTGATGAACAAATTGAAGCTACGGGGCATGAATGCTTTATTCGGGCTACGTATCCAAATCAGCGTGGGAGAGACCATGCTTCTAGGATTAGCG TCTGCAACAGGAGTTTATCTGACAGCTTTACCCAGTCCCGGAGGAATCCAGATTGTGGGAAAAACTCCCAGTGACATCACATATGAACAGCACATCTCTAATATGCAGAAGAAAATCAATGACACCATTACTAAAAACAAAGAACTGTATGAAATCAACCCTCCT gAGGTTGTGGAAGAGATCATTGGTTCGCCGATCCCCGAGCCCCGTCAGAGGTCTCGTCTCTTTCGTTCTCACTCAGAGAGCTCAGATGATGTGTCAGAAATAGACTTATCCCATGGGAAGAAGGATGCCTTTGTGTTGGAG ATTGATGACACGGATGCTGTGGAGGATATACATGCCCTTCTGACTGATTCCCCCACCCCAGCAG GATTCTACAGCTGCAACACTGAAATCATGCCTGGGATTCAGAACTGGACTTCAGCTATACAG ATGTTTACCTCCGTGAGGGTCTTCCGCCTTAACGCCAACTTGACCAATCAGGGACTGAATAAGATTTTCAGTGACCTCTGTGAGAACCTGCTTAAG AGCTTGTACTTCAAACTGCGGTCCATGGTCCCATGCTGTCTTTGTCACCTGAACTTCACAGTGGCCATACCTGAAGATGAGCTTATTCAG GTGGCAGTGACAGCTGTGGCATTGAGCTTTGACAAAGAGCAGACTTTGGAAAATGGCAAACAAAGTGGGGAAAAGACACCGATAAAGG CCATAACAGAAAATGACGAGCAGCTTCAGTTCAATCTGGAGCTCAATGCTGAAACATCTTCTTCTTCCATCTCCCCCAAAG GTCTGTCAGAGGTTGGCAGCCATCCATCAGCCAGAG cCCCCTCAGTTGATTACAGTTCCTTTGCAGACAGATGCAGCTCCTGGATAGAGCAGCTTAAACTGAAAGCTCACACCATAAGACGCGGATCGGTTAAAACAA CATCATCTATGGAGAAGGCCAGCCCGCTGCCTGAAGGTCGCTCTCGTTCTCTTCGGTCAAATCGTTCCTACTCGGGCAGTTCTGTCGCAGTGGTCAAAATGACCCCGCTCTCCTTCATTCCTGGAGCAAAGATCATCAAATACCTTGGCATCATCAACATGTTCTTCATTAGAGAGACCTCCTCACTCAGAGAG GAGGGAGGTGTAAGTGGGTTCCTGCATACGTTTATTGCTGAAGTATTTGCGATGGTTCGCGCCCATGTCGCTGCTCTCGGAGGAAATGCTGTAGTCTCTTACAGCATGAAGGAGTGTGTGTTCATGGAGAACCCGAACAAGAATCAG GCGCAGTGCCTAATTAATGTCAGTGGGGATGCTGTTATTTTTGTCCGAGAATCTGAACTCGAGTTGACTTCGGTACAGCCACAGTCAGCCACAACACAGACCTCCAACGGCGGGGAAGGAacgtga
- the LOC113079192 gene encoding C2 domain-containing protein 5-like isoform X7 produces the protein MPGKLKAKIVAGRHLPVMDRASDLTDAFVEVKFGNTTFKTDVYPKSLNPQWNSEWFKFEVDDEDLQDEPLQITVLDHDTYSANDAIGKVYIDIDPLLCSEAATVISGWLPIYDTIHGIRGEINVLVKVDLFNDLNRFRQSSCGVKFFCTTSIPRCYRAIMVHGFVEELVVNEDPEYQWIDRIRTPRASNEARQRLIFLMSGELQRKIGLKVLEMGGNAVVGYLQCFDLEGESGLVVRAIGTACTLEKISTFPATATHPSNSSPSKDMKDSPQAAPSTLGCRSTHSSPVHSASSRLSQGFSVSVPTLLFAGMGSGGSAGKDAGPLKALLKQQTQSALEQREYPFFTLTVFPPGFLLHVGGVVSARSVKLLDRIHNPALGNTRSYKLLDWNSFTADEPETRDAWWEEIRQEIKSHAKSLGCHAVVGYSESTSICEEVCILSASGTAAILSSRFMQDGPLDTELRFEEVVSPGCGFCHIPYDELNIPFPAQLTYCYCCRRYKVPDVLFTTIDLPTEASVTGKGCLIQARLCRTKKKAQGEVNATAISNLLPFLEYELHTQLMNKLKLRGMNALFGLRIQISVGETMLLGLASATGVYLTALPSPGGIQIVGKTPSDITYEQHISNMQKKINDTITKNKELYEINPPEVVEEIIGSPIPEPRQRSRLFRSHSESSDDVSEIDLSHGKKDAFVLEIDDTDAVEDIHALLTDSPTPAGFYSCNTEIMPGIQNWTSAIQMFTSVRVFRLNANLTNQGLNKIFSDLCENLLKSLYFKLRSMVPCCLCHLNFTVAIPEDELIQVAVTAVALSFDKEQTLENGKQSGEKTPIKAITENDEQLQFNLELNAETSSSSISPKGLSEVGSHPSARAPSVDYSSFADRCSSWIEQLKLKAHTIRRGSVKTTSSMEKASPLPEGRSRSLRSNRSYSGSSVAVVKMTPLSFIPGAKIIKYLGIINMFFIRETSSLREEGGVSGFLHTFIAEVFAMVRAHVAALGGNAVVSYSMKECVFMENPNKNQAQCLINVSGDAVIFVRESELELTSVQPQSATTQTSNGGEGT, from the exons ATGCCTGGGAAGTTAAAGGCGAAGATTGTTGCCGGGCGGCACCTGCCTGTCATGGACCGTGCCAGCGATCTCACGGACGCCTTTGTAGAG GTGAAGTTTGGAAACACAACATTTAAGACAGATGTGTACCCCAAATCCCTGAATCCTCAGTGGAATTCAGAGTGGTTCAAATTCGAG GTGGATGATGAGGATTTGCAGGATGAGCCGTTGCAGATTACTGTTCTCGACCATGACACATACAGTGCTAATGATGCCATAGGAAAGGTGTACATCGACATCGATCCACTGCTCTGCAGTGAAGCTGCTACTGTCATTTCTGGCTGGCTTCCAATCTATGACACTATACATG GTATAAGAGGGGAAATCAACGTTCTGGTGAAGGTGGATCTCTTTAATGACTTGAACCGCTTCAGACAGTCATCATGTGGGGTTAAATTCTTCTGTA CAACATCCATTCCCCGATGTTACCGGGCGATTATGGTACATGGCTTTGTGGAAGAGCTTGTGGTAAATGAGGATCCAGAGTATCAGTGGATCGACCGTATCAGAACCCCTCGTGCGTCCAACGAGGCCAGACAGAGACTCATCTTTCTCATGTCAG GTGAATTGCAGAGGAAGATTGGTCTGAAGGTGCTAGAGATGGGAGGGAATGCAGTGGTGGGGTACCTACAGTGTTTTGACCTTGAAGGAGAATCAGGCCTTGTGGTTCGTGCCATTGGGACAGCCTGCACACTTGAGAAAATCAGCACATTCCCTGCCACAGCTACACACCCCAGCAACTCCTCTCCTTCAAAAGACATGAAAGA ctctcCGCAGGCTGCTCCTTCCACTCTCGGATGTCGTTCCACACACAGCAGTCCCGTTCACAGTGCGAGCAGTCGTCTTTCTCAGGGCTTCTCCGTTTCTGTGCCAACACTGCTGTTCGCCG GAATGGGAAGTGGTGGCAGTGCAGGAAAGGATGCAGGGCCCCTTAAAGCTCTTTTGAAGCAGCAGACCCAATCAGCACTGGAGCAAAGA GAATACCCTTTCTTCACATTGACTGTCTTCCCTCCTGGATTTCTCCTTCATGTGGGAGGCGTGGTCAGTGCGCGCTCAGTAAAGCTTCTGGATCGAATCCACAACCCAG CCTTGGGTAACACCAGATCATACAAACTGCTAGACTGGAATAGTTTCACTGCAG ACGAGCCGGAGACAAGGGATGCGTGGTGGGAGGAGATCCGTCAGGAAATAAAGTCTCATGCCAAATCTCTTGGCTGCCACGCTGTGGTGGGCTACAGCGAGTCCACCAGTATCTG TGAGGAGGTGTGTATTCTGTCAGCGTCGGGCACCGCAGCGATCCTCAGCTCCCGATTCATGCAGGACGGCCCTCTGGACACCGAACTCAG ATTTGAGGAGGTGGTGTCCCCTGGCTGTGGGTTTTGCCACATACCGTACGATGAGTTGAATATACCATTTCCTGCCCAGCTTACCTATTGCTACTGCTGTCGCCGTTACAAAGTGCCCGACGTCCTCTTCACAACAATCGACCTGCCTACTGAAGCCAGCGTCACCGGGAAGGGCTGCCTGATTCAGGCCAG GCTGTGCAGGACTAAAAAGAAGGCCCAGGGAGAAGTGAACGCCACGGCCATTAGTAATCTTCTGCCATTTCTAGAGTACGAGCTCCACACACAGCTGATGAACAAATTGAAGCTACGGGGCATGAATGCTTTATTCGGGCTACGTATCCAAATCAGCGTGGGAGAGACCATGCTTCTAGGATTAGCG TCTGCAACAGGAGTTTATCTGACAGCTTTACCCAGTCCCGGAGGAATCCAGATTGTGGGAAAAACTCCCAGTGACATCACATATGAACAGCACATCTCTAATATGCAGAAGAAAATCAATGACACCATTACTAAAAACAAAGAACTGTATGAAATCAACCCTCCT gAGGTTGTGGAAGAGATCATTGGTTCGCCGATCCCCGAGCCCCGTCAGAGGTCTCGTCTCTTTCGTTCTCACTCAGAGAGCTCAGATGATGTGTCAGAAATAGACTTATCCCATGGGAAGAAGGATGCCTTTGTGTTGGAG ATTGATGACACGGATGCTGTGGAGGATATACATGCCCTTCTGACTGATTCCCCCACCCCAGCAG GATTCTACAGCTGCAACACTGAAATCATGCCTGGGATTCAGAACTGGACTTCAGCTATACAG ATGTTTACCTCCGTGAGGGTCTTCCGCCTTAACGCCAACTTGACCAATCAGGGACTGAATAAGATTTTCAGTGACCTCTGTGAGAACCTGCTTAAG AGCTTGTACTTCAAACTGCGGTCCATGGTCCCATGCTGTCTTTGTCACCTGAACTTCACAGTGGCCATACCTGAAGATGAGCTTATTCAG GTGGCAGTGACAGCTGTGGCATTGAGCTTTGACAAAGAGCAGACTTTGGAAAATGGCAAACAAAGTGGGGAAAAGACACCGATAAAGG CCATAACAGAAAATGACGAGCAGCTTCAGTTCAATCTGGAGCTCAATGCTGAAACATCTTCTTCTTCCATCTCCCCCAAAG GTCTGTCAGAGGTTGGCAGCCATCCATCAGCCAGAG cCCCCTCAGTTGATTACAGTTCCTTTGCAGACAGATGCAGCTCCTGGATAGAGCAGCTTAAACTGAAAGCTCACACCATAAGACGCGGATCGGTTAAAACAA CATCATCTATGGAGAAGGCCAGCCCGCTGCCTGAAGGTCGCTCTCGTTCTCTTCGGTCAAATCGTTCCTACTCGGGCAGTTCTGTCGCAGTGGTCAAAATGACCCCGCTCTCCTTCATTCCTGGAGCAAAGATCATCAAATACCTTGGCATCATCAACATGTTCTTCATTAGAGAGACCTCCTCACTCAGAGAG GAGGGAGGTGTAAGTGGGTTCCTGCATACGTTTATTGCTGAAGTATTTGCGATGGTTCGCGCCCATGTCGCTGCTCTCGGAGGAAATGCTGTAGTCTCTTACAGCATGAAGGAGTGTGTGTTCATGGAGAACCCGAACAAGAATCAG GCGCAGTGCCTAATTAATGTCAGTGGGGATGCTGTTATTTTTGTCCGAGAATCTGAACTCGAGTTGACTTCGGTACAGCCACAGTCAGCCACAACACAGACCTCCAACGGCGGGGAAGGAacgtga
- the LOC113079192 gene encoding C2 domain-containing protein 5-like isoform X3: MPGKLKAKIVAGRHLPVMDRASDLTDAFVEVKFGNTTFKTDVYPKSLNPQWNSEWFKFEVDDEDLQDEPLQITVLDHDTYSANDAIGKVYIDIDPLLCSEAATVISGWLPIYDTIHGIRGEINVLVKVDLFNDLNRFRQSSCGVKFFCTTSIPRCYRAIMVHGFVEELVVNEDPEYQWIDRIRTPRASNEARQRLIFLMSGELQRKIGLKVLEMGGNAVVGYLQCFDLEGESGLVVRAIGTACTLEKISTFPATATHPSNSSPSKDMKDSPQAAPSTLGCRSTHSSPVHSASSRLSQGFSVSVPTLLFAGMGSGGSAGKDAGPLKALLKQQTQSALEQREYPFFTLTVFPPGFLLHVGGVVSARSVKLLDRIHNPALGNTRSYKLLDWNSFTADEPETRDAWWEEIRQEIKSHAKSLGCHAVVGYSESTSICEEVCILSASGTAAILSSRFMQDGPLDTELRLSQQPLCVFSTGSERVEGDMGSSASLGFEEVVSPGCGFCHIPYDELNIPFPAQLTYCYCCRRYKVPDVLFTTIDLPTEASVTGKGCLIQARLCRTKKKAQGEVNATAISNLLPFLEYELHTQLMNKLKLRGMNALFGLRIQISVGETMLLGLASATGVYLTALPSPGGIQIVGKTPSDITYEQHISNMQKKINDTITKNKELYEINPPEVVEEIIGSPIPEPRQRSRLFRSHSESSDDVSEIDLSHGKKDAFVLEIDDTDAVEDIHALLTDSPTPAGFYSCNTEIMPGIQNWTSAIQMFTSVRVFRLNANLTNQGLNKIFSDLCENLLKSLYFKLRSMVPCCLCHLNFTVAIPEDELIQVAVTAVALSFDKEQTLENGKQSGEKTPIKAITENDEQLQFNLELNAETSSSSISPKGLSEVGSHPSARAPSVDYSSFADRCSSWIEQLKLKAHTIRRGSVKTTSSMEKASPLPEGRSRSLRSNRSYSGSSVAVVKMTPLSFIPGAKIIKYLGIINMFFIRETSSLREEGGVSGFLHTFIAEVFAMVRAHVAALGGNAVVSYSMKECVFMENPNKNQAQCLINVSGDAVIFVRESELELTSVQPQSATTQTSNGGEGT, translated from the exons ATGCCTGGGAAGTTAAAGGCGAAGATTGTTGCCGGGCGGCACCTGCCTGTCATGGACCGTGCCAGCGATCTCACGGACGCCTTTGTAGAG GTGAAGTTTGGAAACACAACATTTAAGACAGATGTGTACCCCAAATCCCTGAATCCTCAGTGGAATTCAGAGTGGTTCAAATTCGAG GTGGATGATGAGGATTTGCAGGATGAGCCGTTGCAGATTACTGTTCTCGACCATGACACATACAGTGCTAATGATGCCATAGGAAAGGTGTACATCGACATCGATCCACTGCTCTGCAGTGAAGCTGCTACTGTCATTTCTGGCTGGCTTCCAATCTATGACACTATACATG GTATAAGAGGGGAAATCAACGTTCTGGTGAAGGTGGATCTCTTTAATGACTTGAACCGCTTCAGACAGTCATCATGTGGGGTTAAATTCTTCTGTA CAACATCCATTCCCCGATGTTACCGGGCGATTATGGTACATGGCTTTGTGGAAGAGCTTGTGGTAAATGAGGATCCAGAGTATCAGTGGATCGACCGTATCAGAACCCCTCGTGCGTCCAACGAGGCCAGACAGAGACTCATCTTTCTCATGTCAG GTGAATTGCAGAGGAAGATTGGTCTGAAGGTGCTAGAGATGGGAGGGAATGCAGTGGTGGGGTACCTACAGTGTTTTGACCTTGAAGGAGAATCAGGCCTTGTGGTTCGTGCCATTGGGACAGCCTGCACACTTGAGAAAATCAGCACATTCCCTGCCACAGCTACACACCCCAGCAACTCCTCTCCTTCAAAAGACATGAAAGA ctctcCGCAGGCTGCTCCTTCCACTCTCGGATGTCGTTCCACACACAGCAGTCCCGTTCACAGTGCGAGCAGTCGTCTTTCTCAGGGCTTCTCCGTTTCTGTGCCAACACTGCTGTTCGCCG GAATGGGAAGTGGTGGCAGTGCAGGAAAGGATGCAGGGCCCCTTAAAGCTCTTTTGAAGCAGCAGACCCAATCAGCACTGGAGCAAAGA GAATACCCTTTCTTCACATTGACTGTCTTCCCTCCTGGATTTCTCCTTCATGTGGGAGGCGTGGTCAGTGCGCGCTCAGTAAAGCTTCTGGATCGAATCCACAACCCAG CCTTGGGTAACACCAGATCATACAAACTGCTAGACTGGAATAGTTTCACTGCAG ACGAGCCGGAGACAAGGGATGCGTGGTGGGAGGAGATCCGTCAGGAAATAAAGTCTCATGCCAAATCTCTTGGCTGCCACGCTGTGGTGGGCTACAGCGAGTCCACCAGTATCTG TGAGGAGGTGTGTATTCTGTCAGCGTCGGGCACCGCAGCGATCCTCAGCTCCCGATTCATGCAGGACGGCCCTCTGGACACCGAACTCAGGTTGTCACAGCAACCGCTTTGTGTCTTTTCTACAGGGTCAGAGAGGGTCGAGGGGGATATGGGTAGTTCAGCCTCGCTAGG ATTTGAGGAGGTGGTGTCCCCTGGCTGTGGGTTTTGCCACATACCGTACGATGAGTTGAATATACCATTTCCTGCCCAGCTTACCTATTGCTACTGCTGTCGCCGTTACAAAGTGCCCGACGTCCTCTTCACAACAATCGACCTGCCTACTGAAGCCAGCGTCACCGGGAAGGGCTGCCTGATTCAGGCCAG GCTGTGCAGGACTAAAAAGAAGGCCCAGGGAGAAGTGAACGCCACGGCCATTAGTAATCTTCTGCCATTTCTAGAGTACGAGCTCCACACACAGCTGATGAACAAATTGAAGCTACGGGGCATGAATGCTTTATTCGGGCTACGTATCCAAATCAGCGTGGGAGAGACCATGCTTCTAGGATTAGCG TCTGCAACAGGAGTTTATCTGACAGCTTTACCCAGTCCCGGAGGAATCCAGATTGTGGGAAAAACTCCCAGTGACATCACATATGAACAGCACATCTCTAATATGCAGAAGAAAATCAATGACACCATTACTAAAAACAAAGAACTGTATGAAATCAACCCTCCT gAGGTTGTGGAAGAGATCATTGGTTCGCCGATCCCCGAGCCCCGTCAGAGGTCTCGTCTCTTTCGTTCTCACTCAGAGAGCTCAGATGATGTGTCAGAAATAGACTTATCCCATGGGAAGAAGGATGCCTTTGTGTTGGAG ATTGATGACACGGATGCTGTGGAGGATATACATGCCCTTCTGACTGATTCCCCCACCCCAGCAG GATTCTACAGCTGCAACACTGAAATCATGCCTGGGATTCAGAACTGGACTTCAGCTATACAG ATGTTTACCTCCGTGAGGGTCTTCCGCCTTAACGCCAACTTGACCAATCAGGGACTGAATAAGATTTTCAGTGACCTCTGTGAGAACCTGCTTAAG AGCTTGTACTTCAAACTGCGGTCCATGGTCCCATGCTGTCTTTGTCACCTGAACTTCACAGTGGCCATACCTGAAGATGAGCTTATTCAG GTGGCAGTGACAGCTGTGGCATTGAGCTTTGACAAAGAGCAGACTTTGGAAAATGGCAAACAAAGTGGGGAAAAGACACCGATAAAGG CCATAACAGAAAATGACGAGCAGCTTCAGTTCAATCTGGAGCTCAATGCTGAAACATCTTCTTCTTCCATCTCCCCCAAAG GTCTGTCAGAGGTTGGCAGCCATCCATCAGCCAGAG cCCCCTCAGTTGATTACAGTTCCTTTGCAGACAGATGCAGCTCCTGGATAGAGCAGCTTAAACTGAAAGCTCACACCATAAGACGCGGATCGGTTAAAACAA CATCATCTATGGAGAAGGCCAGCCCGCTGCCTGAAGGTCGCTCTCGTTCTCTTCGGTCAAATCGTTCCTACTCGGGCAGTTCTGTCGCAGTGGTCAAAATGACCCCGCTCTCCTTCATTCCTGGAGCAAAGATCATCAAATACCTTGGCATCATCAACATGTTCTTCATTAGAGAGACCTCCTCACTCAGAGAG GAGGGAGGTGTAAGTGGGTTCCTGCATACGTTTATTGCTGAAGTATTTGCGATGGTTCGCGCCCATGTCGCTGCTCTCGGAGGAAATGCTGTAGTCTCTTACAGCATGAAGGAGTGTGTGTTCATGGAGAACCCGAACAAGAATCAG GCGCAGTGCCTAATTAATGTCAGTGGGGATGCTGTTATTTTTGTCCGAGAATCTGAACTCGAGTTGACTTCGGTACAGCCACAGTCAGCCACAACACAGACCTCCAACGGCGGGGAAGGAacgtga